Proteins found in one Panicum hallii strain FIL2 chromosome 4, PHallii_v3.1, whole genome shotgun sequence genomic segment:
- the LOC112889507 gene encoding 3-ketoacyl-CoA synthase 5-like — translation MILSSYIRHLRSISQHAVNNITVVAIAILLSTIFILVAAPARLGFAEHIIFHLHATRPIYVLLVALLLLPSAAAAFFLVNRSRSVYLVDYACFKPISECRVPLAMYTEYMTHFMPFLDDRSIRFITRVLDNSGLGEETCLPPSIRCIPPSFGFSHARAEAELVVFSTIDDLFRKTCISPAAIDALVVNCSLFSPTPSYSDMIINRYKLRSDIRSVHLSGMGCSAGLVSVGLARNLLQVTPHAAYALVVSTETISSFLYKGRKREMHLPTVLFRMGGAAALLSNSRSKARFRLKHLLRTITSTESAYRSVILDEDEEGNLGVNLSKDIIGVSGDALRSGISSIGPVILPASEKLMFFLSWMARKVLGGKVQPYVPNFCKAVEHFCIHPGGPAVINAVQKNLRLSETLAEPSRMTLHRFGNTSSSSLWYELAYIEAKGKMQRRDRVLMIGFGSGYKCNVAVWECIQPSCSADGPWSQCIHRYPMKA, via the coding sequence ATGATCTTGTCATCTTACATCAGGCACCTTAGATCAATCAGCCAACACGCTGTGAACAATATCACAGTAGTTGCCATTGCCATTCTACTCTCAACCATCTTCATCCTCGTGGCTGCACCTGCACGGCTTGGTTTCGCTGAGCACATCATCTTCCATCTCCACGCCACGCGACCCATCTACGTGTTGCTTGTTGCCTTACTACTACTACCATCAGCTGCAGCTGCCTTCTTCCTTGTGAACCGCTCACGCAGTGTGTATCTCGTCGACTATGCTTGCTTCAAGCCAATTTCCGAGTGCCGCGTTCCCCTGGCCATGTACACGGAGTACATGACGCACTTCATGCCGTTCCTTGATGACCGCAGCATCCGCTTCATAACACGCGTGCTCGACAACTCCGGCCTTGGTGAGGAAACCTGCTTGCCCCCCTCCATCCGGTGCATACCTCCGAGCTTTGGGTTCAGCCATGCCCGTGCCGAGGCCGAGCTAGTGGTCTTCTCAACAATCGATGACCTGTTCCGGAAGACATGCATCAGCCCAGCTGCAATCGATGCGCTGGTTGTGAACTGCTCCTTGTTCTCTCCAACACCATCCTACAGTGACATGATCATAAACAGGTACAAGCTTCGCAGTGACATCCGCAGCGTGCACCTCTCCGGCATGGGGTGCAGTGCCGGGCTCGTGTCCGTGGGGCTTGCGAGGAACCTGTTACAAGTCACACCACACGCCGCGTACGCATTGGTGGTGTCTACGGAGACAATCTCGAGCTTCTTGTACAAAGGGAGGAAGCGTGAAATGCATTTGCCGACCGTCCTGTTCCGCATGGGTGGGGCGGCGGCACTGCTATCAAATTCTAGGAGCAAGGCTCGATTCCGGCTCAAACACCTTCTGCGAACGATCACTAGCACCGAAAGCGCGTACCGGTCTGTGATACTAGATGAGGATGAGGAGGGGAACTTGGGGGTTAACCTTTCCAAGGACATCATCGGTGTCTCCGGCGATGCATTGaggagtggcatcagctccATTGGGCCCGTCATCCTCCCGGCATCAGAGAAGCTGATGTTCTTCCTTTCATGGATGGCACGGAAGGTTCTCGGTGGCAAGGTGCAACCCTATGTTCCAAACTTCTGCAAGGCGGTTGAGCACTTCTGCATTCACCCTGGTGGACCAGCAGTGATCAATGCCGTCCAAAAGAACCTGCGCCTGTCTGAAACCCTTGCCGAGCCGTCAAGAATGACACTCCACCGGTTTGGGAACACATCAAGCAGCTCTCTGTGGTACGAGCTAGCATACATCGAGGCGAAAGGTAAAATGCAGAGGCGGGATCGAGTGCTGATGATTGGCTTTGGTTCAGGGTACAAGTGCAACGTTGCTGTATGGGAGTGTATCCAACCATCATGTAGTGCTGATGGGCCATGGAGTCAGTGCATCCATCGGTACCCAATGAAAGCATAA